From the bacterium genome, the window TCGAGAGTCTCCTGCCCACGCACCTCACCCGCTAATCCTATCAATACGAGACCGACAATAAAAACACAAATATTCCGTCCCATCGCCCACCTTGCCTTTCTGAACATATTTCGGCAAATTCGAGCAGACACAAAATGTTAAGATACGCAATCTGCAGCCCCAGAGCAATCCGACCGTGCACGTTGTGTGCGTATCTCACTTACAGAGTTTCCCAAGAATTTCTGCATGCAAAGCCCGTTCCGCACAATAAAAACAATATCTTAAGTGCCTTCAAAGCGCGCAATCCCTGCGGCCACTCCGCAAGCCGTGCAGAGCCTGACGGCGCGACCCATACTCCTCGACGGTGCTCTCGGTACCGAGCTCGAGCGGCGCGGGGTATCCTGCAAGCTTCCCCTGTGGACAGCCGAGGCCATCATGGAGGCTCCAGAACAGGTGCGCGCTGTCCATCGGTCGTATGTCGAAGCAGGTGCGCATGTCATCACCGCCGGGACATTCCGCACGACTCGCTGGGTATTCTCCAAAGTCGGCATGCCCGAGCGTGCCAAAGAAGTGACGATGCGCGCAGTTCAATTGGCAAGGGACGCCGCGTCAGCGAAACAGGATCCAGCGCCCACGCTGGTGGCGGGCTCGATTGCGCCATTGGAAGATTGCTATCATCCCGAACTTGCACCCGGTGATTTGGTTCTACAAGCAGAGCATCGCCACAACGCGCAAACACTCGCTGAAGCCGGAGTGGACATCATTCTGGTCGAAACACAGAACTCATTGCGCGAAGCGAGAATTGCCACGCACTTCGCGCGCCAAACCGGAATTCCCGTGTGGACGTCGTTCATTTTGAAATCCGACACCGAACTGCTGAACGGCGACTCACTGCGTGATGCCGCGCGGGACGTGGTCAAATACGGCGCCGCAGCCGTACTCGTCAACTGCATTTCTCCCCAAATCGCCGCGCAGGCCGTCATGAACCTCAGCATGCACGTGCACGGGGAAATCATGATAGGGGTCTATCCCAACGCACTCGACCGTTCGATCACACCCGGCGAGTTTGCCGACTGGGGCATAAACATCAAGTCCATCGCCGACATCATCGGCGGTTGCTGCGGCATCGCACCGGAACATATTAGCGCACTGCAGCGCCGCTTGTCCACCATCGCATAAAGTCTGCACATCAAATAGAGAAAGCAAGTCATCATGAAATCCATTGCCATGCTTATCATTGCCGTGTCGGCCTTGACACGCGCCTGCCAGGGCCCCGAAAGCAGCGGCCCCAAAACGGCGCCCGAAGGATTCGGCACCGTTCAGAAAAGTGAGTTGATAGTTGAAGCTCAGCAGCCCTCCATGCAGGTCGAATGGGGAATGGCCGCCGAATTTCCCGTCAATGTGTCCTGGAAGAGCGGACAAAAGTACGCCGTGCAGCTCGCGCCTGCGGACGGCACTCCCGAATGGCTGCATGTTTCCGTCAAGCCGGTGATTCTCGACCCGCCGGGAGTCGTCAACGTGCATGTTGAGCCCGAGCTGGGCCGTGCCAGCCGCGGCAAGCACACCATCACCTTGCAAGCTTCGGCCTACGGCATGAAAGACCCGGTTGAAATCGAACTCGAAATCGAAGTTGTTCGACAAACCGGCACCTTTGAAGTTCTGCAAACGCTGAACTCCACCGTCGAGTGCCGCAATATCTGCGGCGTCGTCAACAACAACCGCATTTCGTTCTATGATTTGCTGAAGGAAAAAGGTCAGGAGTGTGACCAGAAAGGCGGGCTGCCGGCCAATCAGAAAATCGGCTCGCGTGAGTATTCAGTCTCCTCGAAGGGTTACGGCTTCGGCAGAACCTGTACCATTGCCGGAGTCTGGGAAAACACAGGCACGTTAACTCTCGTGAATGTCGGCTTCTTTGACACCAGCATACAGCGCGGTGAGGTGTTCGCGCGTATCAGCGGCGCCGAGCGTGTGTGGATGTCCCCCGATAACACCATTGCCATCGCGCAAAACGGTTCCGCCTTCACTCCCTATGACGTTATCACCGGTTCGCAACTTGGCGAATCGTGCCGCTCCACAGGTGATGTCACCGGCATTCGCTATGAAGCAAACCGGCTCGTGGTCTTCTCGAGCAAAGACTGCGAATGGCAGGTGAAATAGGATATTATTCTCCGAAGAGGAATTAGGTCGTACAGACGTTGACAGGTTGCAGCATTCGAGAATCAAAATGTTGTATTATATGGCAAAGCTGCTTTGTCACACAACATCAAACTCGGGTCACTTTCGCTTGACCCCCCCCGTTGCAATGCGTACATTGAACATAGTCCCTTGCGCAAGGACAAGTTGATCTTTGAATGTATAACGAAACGGAGGCAACGATGAAAACGAAGCACATTGCGGGAATACTCCCGGCATTTGCTCTGATGGTATTCTGGTTCGCGAATGCCTACGCAACTTTCGACAGTCATGTACATACTGGAAATGGTCCCATCGATACCTGGCCCACCATCAGCCCGAGCGGCACGCACAACGTCAAGGTATGTGCGCCCACAAGCGGAACGATCACGGCCTACTTATGGACAAGCGAGCAGGGTCAGTTCGCGAGGATAGTAAGAAGCGATGGTGCAAGCGGCACAACCTCTACGTCGCTGACATCGAGAGCAAACATCCTCTTTGCCTCGTACACGGACCGGCATACCTCGGGCGTCGGAAAGGCTTATCTGGCAGACGCTGCGACCTACATTCCGCCCTGCGGAACCGGAAACTAACCTATAAACTACAAAGCCGCCCGCGGAACCTGCCCGCGGGCGGCCCTCTTTGGAGGTGAGCATGTACCAAGTTATTGCCTTGTTGCTTGCCACTACCCAACTTTGTTCGGCGGACACGCTATTCGTTGCGCCGAACACCAATATTGATGATATACTGCATGACGCTGTCCCGGGTAGCTGGATCATACTCGAAGCCGGTGTTCACCATGGGCCGGTAATCACTTACGGGTACGACTTTGTTATCGGAAGCAGATTCTTGCTTGACAGCGACACATCGCACATATCTGAAACGCGCATTGTTCCTGAAG encodes:
- a CDS encoding homocysteine S-methyltransferase family protein, which codes for MPSKRAIPAATPQAVQSLTARPILLDGALGTELERRGVSCKLPLWTAEAIMEAPEQVRAVHRSYVEAGAHVITAGTFRTTRWVFSKVGMPERAKEVTMRAVQLARDAASAKQDPAPTLVAGSIAPLEDCYHPELAPGDLVLQAEHRHNAQTLAEAGVDIILVETQNSLREARIATHFARQTGIPVWTSFILKSDTELLNGDSLRDAARDVVKYGAAAVLVNCISPQIAAQAVMNLSMHVHGEIMIGVYPNALDRSITPGEFADWGINIKSIADIIGGCCGIAPEHISALQRRLSTIA